Proteins from a genomic interval of Gaiellales bacterium:
- a CDS encoding glutamine synthetase family protein, with protein sequence MSTIETNAAAAAVEARQTVLREVAQADIKFVRLWFTDVVGRLKSFAITRDELESALDHGMGFDGSSVTGFNAIEESDMIAMPDPTTFRIMPPESGEQSVARMFCDIRTPDGDPYEADSRQVLRSALDRMRGLGFDSFKIGPELEFFLFRMDEQGRPHTLDAGGYFEDTTMDAAVALRKEIVLALEEMGIPVEYLHHEVGPSQHEIDIRYADALQMADHCMTYRSLVKEVAQRHGLHATFMPKPLFGENGSGMHTHQSLFVGDSNAFFDASDPWYLSDVAKSFIAGQLRHAREISLLFAQWVNSYKRLVPGYEAPVYVAWSRRNRSALIRVPLYHPGKEKATRAEIRCPDPACNPYLAFAGLLHAGLEGIERGYELPDPMETNLYELTAPERRSLGIESLPESLGEAIAAADESEVVEKALGAELKDRLIALKRREWDEYRVQLSAWELERYLPVL encoded by the coding sequence ATGTCGACGATCGAGACGAACGCCGCGGCGGCGGCGGTGGAGGCGCGCCAGACGGTGCTGCGCGAAGTCGCGCAGGCGGACATCAAGTTCGTGCGCCTCTGGTTCACGGACGTGGTGGGACGGCTCAAGAGCTTTGCGATCACCCGCGACGAGCTCGAGTCGGCGCTCGACCACGGGATGGGGTTCGACGGGTCATCGGTGACCGGGTTCAACGCGATCGAGGAGTCGGACATGATCGCGATGCCGGATCCGACAACGTTTCGGATCATGCCGCCGGAATCGGGTGAGCAGTCCGTCGCGCGGATGTTCTGCGACATCCGCACCCCGGACGGCGACCCGTACGAGGCGGACTCCCGGCAGGTGCTGCGAAGCGCGCTCGATCGGATGCGCGGCCTTGGGTTCGACAGCTTCAAGATCGGGCCGGAGCTCGAGTTCTTCCTGTTCAGGATGGACGAGCAGGGCCGGCCGCACACGCTGGACGCGGGCGGCTACTTCGAGGACACGACGATGGACGCCGCCGTCGCGCTGCGCAAGGAGATCGTGCTCGCGCTCGAGGAGATGGGCATCCCGGTCGAGTACCTGCATCACGAGGTCGGGCCGAGCCAGCACGAGATCGACATCCGCTACGCGGACGCGCTCCAGATGGCCGACCACTGCATGACCTACCGCTCGCTGGTGAAGGAGGTCGCGCAGCGGCACGGGCTGCACGCGACGTTCATGCCGAAGCCGCTGTTCGGCGAGAACGGCTCGGGGATGCACACCCATCAGTCGCTCTTCGTCGGCGACTCGAACGCCTTCTTCGACGCATCTGACCCGTGGTACCTGTCCGACGTGGCGAAGAGCTTCATCGCGGGCCAGCTGCGCCACGCGCGCGAGATCTCGCTGCTCTTCGCCCAGTGGGTGAACAGCTACAAGCGACTGGTACCGGGCTACGAGGCCCCGGTGTACGTCGCGTGGTCGCGGCGCAACCGCTCGGCGCTGATCCGGGTGCCGCTCTACCACCCTGGCAAGGAGAAGGCGACGCGGGCCGAGATCCGCTGCCCGGATCCCGCATGCAACCCGTACCTGGCGTTCGCAGGCCTCCTGCATGCGGGCCTCGAGGGGATCGAGCGGGGCTACGAGCTGCCCGACCCGATGGAGACCAACCTCTACGAGCTGACCGCGCCGGAGCGCCGCTCGCTCGGCATCGAGTCGCTTCCGGAGTCGCTCGGCGAGGCGATCGCCGCGGCAGACGAGTCCGAGGTCGTCGAGAAGGCGCTCGGCGCCGAGCTGAAGGATCGCCTGATCGCGCTCAAGCGTCGCGAATGGGATGAGTACCGCGTGCAGCTCTCGGCTTGGGAGCTAGAGCGCTACCTGCCGGTGCTCTGA
- a CDS encoding metallophosphoesterase family protein, which yields MIELAHISDLHFGTEDRHLAVTLAEELHRLAPRLVVVSGDLTQRARRTQFAAARRYLDALPGPLLVVPGNHDIPLYDVGRRIASPMGRYTRMITRALDPFHLDDDLAVLGLNTTRPWRWKEGSISQRQVTLIAERFAQAASGAHRVLVTHHPFIPPADLPRTIVVHGQREALPAIRSAGVELLLAGHLHVGYADLMKGGPGLLSVQAGTAISRRRRGQPNAYNVVRLGGGNGVVVEPRVWDGARFAPSAPSAE from the coding sequence GTGATCGAGCTCGCGCACATCTCGGACCTGCACTTCGGGACTGAGGATCGGCACCTCGCCGTCACGCTCGCCGAGGAGCTGCACCGGCTCGCGCCCCGGCTGGTCGTCGTCAGCGGCGACCTCACGCAGCGCGCACGGCGAACGCAGTTCGCCGCCGCCCGGCGATACCTGGACGCGCTGCCCGGCCCGCTGCTGGTCGTGCCTGGAAATCACGACATCCCGCTCTACGACGTCGGCCGCCGGATCGCCTCGCCCATGGGCCGCTACACGAGGATGATCACGCGTGCCCTCGACCCGTTTCACCTCGATGACGACCTTGCCGTGCTCGGGCTGAACACGACCCGGCCGTGGAGGTGGAAGGAGGGGTCGATCTCCCAGCGCCAGGTCACGCTGATCGCCGAGCGCTTCGCACAGGCGGCCTCCGGCGCCCACCGGGTACTCGTCACGCACCACCCCTTCATCCCGCCGGCCGACCTGCCGCGGACGATCGTCGTGCACGGGCAGCGCGAGGCGCTTCCGGCGATCCGCTCGGCGGGTGTCGAGCTGCTGCTCGCCGGCCACCTCCACGTCGGCTACGCCGATCTCATGAAGGGCGGGCCGGGGCTGCTCTCCGTGCAGGCCGGGACGGCGATCTCACGGCGGCGGCGGGGCCAGCCGAACGCCTACAACGTCGTGCGCCTGGGCGGTGGGAACGGCGTCGTGGTCGAACCTCGCGTCTGGGACGGGGCGCGGTTCGCGCCGTCGGCGCCGTCGGCCGAGTGA
- the ligD gene encoding non-homologous end-joining DNA ligase, translating into MTEELATVGGRRLKLTNLDKVLYPAAGFTKREVIEYYRRVAPVLMPHLRGRPLTLKRYPNGVDGEVFYQKQAPKHRPGWVKTVRLPTRDREIDFVVVTGLPTLVWLANLADLELHTSLARATSVDRPTALVFDLDPGTPATVVECCQVALLLRSLGEAAGLEFWPKTSGSKGLQLYAPLNGRVGYDRTKEFAHAVALRLEQEHPDLVVSNIRKEVREGRVLVDWSQNGLMRTTVNVYSLRAREQPTVSTPVTWKEVERAANEGDPTQLVFDWKAALERVDRHGDLFAPVLRVRQRLPRA; encoded by the coding sequence GTGACCGAGGAGCTCGCGACCGTCGGCGGGCGTCGGCTGAAGCTGACGAACCTGGACAAGGTGCTGTATCCCGCCGCGGGGTTCACCAAGCGCGAGGTGATCGAGTACTACCGCCGCGTCGCGCCCGTCCTCATGCCGCACCTTCGCGGCCGGCCGCTGACGCTCAAGCGCTACCCCAACGGCGTCGACGGCGAGGTCTTCTACCAGAAGCAGGCGCCCAAGCACCGTCCCGGCTGGGTCAAGACCGTCCGGCTGCCCACGCGAGACCGGGAGATCGACTTCGTCGTCGTGACCGGTCTGCCGACGCTGGTCTGGCTCGCGAACCTCGCCGATCTCGAACTGCACACGTCGCTGGCGCGCGCCACGTCGGTCGACCGCCCGACCGCGCTGGTGTTCGACCTCGATCCGGGCACGCCGGCGACCGTGGTCGAGTGCTGCCAGGTTGCCCTGCTCCTTCGCTCGCTCGGGGAGGCGGCCGGCCTGGAGTTCTGGCCGAAGACGTCCGGCTCGAAGGGGCTCCAGCTCTACGCCCCGCTGAACGGCCGGGTCGGCTATGACCGCACCAAGGAATTCGCCCACGCCGTCGCCCTGCGCCTGGAGCAGGAGCACCCCGACCTGGTCGTGTCGAACATCCGGAAAGAAGTGCGTGAGGGTCGCGTCCTGGTCGACTGGAGCCAGAACGGACTGATGCGAACGACCGTGAACGTGTACTCGCTGCGCGCCCGGGAGCAGCCGACGGTGTCGACGCCGGTGACGTGGAAGGAGGTCGAGCGGGCGGCGAACGAAGGCGACCCGACACAGCTCGTGTTCGACTGGAAGGCGGCGCTGGAGCGGGTCGACCGGCACGGCGACCTGTTCGCGCCGGTGCTGCGGGTGCGCCAGCGGCTGCCGCGGGCGTGA
- a CDS encoding ATP-dependent DNA ligase — protein sequence MSGTAPGPIKPQLANPAPALPDGEGWGYEPKLDGFRAIIVVDGASHTVQSRNGRPLDRYFPELRFPPGDYVLDGELIIPDGEHEDFEALQQRIHPAASRVKMLSEETPARYVAFDLLALDGRSLMDEPFTARREQLERVARDPVILIEHTTDASVAATWLQTREGVVAKQLDAPYRPGERVGMVKVRRQRTIDTVAIGWREREAKGAVASLILGLYEPDGSIRHVGHTSGFTAKRARELMDVVRQYDTGEYAEPGPSRWSRERESAWHSMRRELVCEVQIEHTSGGRIRHGARLLRFRDDKPPEECTTDQIDR from the coding sequence GTGAGCGGAACAGCGCCGGGCCCGATCAAGCCACAGCTCGCCAACCCCGCTCCGGCGCTGCCGGACGGCGAGGGCTGGGGCTACGAGCCCAAGCTCGACGGCTTCCGGGCGATCATCGTCGTCGACGGCGCCTCGCACACCGTGCAGTCGCGCAACGGACGGCCGCTCGACCGGTACTTCCCCGAGCTGCGCTTCCCGCCCGGCGACTACGTGCTGGACGGCGAGCTGATCATTCCCGACGGGGAGCATGAGGACTTCGAGGCGCTGCAGCAGCGCATCCACCCGGCCGCCTCGCGCGTGAAGATGCTCTCGGAGGAGACGCCCGCACGCTACGTCGCGTTCGACCTGCTCGCCCTGGACGGCCGGTCGCTGATGGACGAGCCGTTCACCGCCCGGCGGGAGCAGCTGGAGCGGGTTGCCAGGGATCCCGTGATCCTGATCGAGCACACCACCGACGCTTCGGTCGCCGCGACATGGCTGCAGACCCGCGAGGGCGTCGTCGCCAAGCAGCTGGACGCCCCCTACCGCCCGGGCGAGCGCGTCGGCATGGTCAAGGTGCGGCGTCAGCGCACCATCGACACGGTCGCCATCGGCTGGCGGGAGCGCGAGGCCAAGGGCGCGGTCGCGTCGCTGATCCTCGGCCTCTACGAGCCGGACGGCAGCATCCGGCATGTCGGCCACACCTCGGGGTTCACGGCCAAGCGGGCGCGCGAGCTGATGGACGTGGTGCGGCAGTACGACACCGGCGAGTACGCCGAGCCGGGGCCGAGCCGGTGGTCGCGTGAGCGTGAGTCCGCCTGGCACAGCATGCGCCGCGAGCTCGTCTGCGAGGTGCAGATCGAGCACACGAGCGGCGGCCGTATCCGCCACGGCGCGCGCCTGCTTCGCTTCCGCGACGACAAGCCGCCCGAGGAGTGCACGACCGACCAGATCGACCGGTGA
- a CDS encoding phosphatase PAP2 family protein: MAPGPLSQTMAAATAAREPGGVPKPTRLVAMVLDRFERLDGSQAARGRVGGGMRVGLALLFVASALAGTVRALSGGGLPGPSIVLLLMFAAVLMMNRIGRFLRDWSPVLVILFLYLVGFTLVQRFHMPVFYRPQFDADRLIGLGQLPTLRLQHAIGTPPTWLGAYAVGTYLTHFFFPLLVGFYLWWRRSEGFTRLMYADIVVSALACVTTVLAPTAPPWLAAEHGLAPGVHDVLRHALTQIGLNDLAHYKGDAKAYNTVAAFPSIHAAFPVLGLIALVRYRAPRWAQAAQLVQLLSVWFVIVWTGEHYVVDIVGGVAYAAISWVVVSRLAMAIDRSRVASAATLGAVGPPLRPAATAGD, translated from the coding sequence ATGGCTCCCGGCCCTCTCTCTCAGACGATGGCCGCCGCCACGGCTGCGCGCGAGCCGGGTGGCGTGCCGAAACCGACGCGACTGGTCGCGATGGTACTCGACCGCTTCGAGCGCCTCGACGGCTCGCAGGCCGCGCGCGGCCGCGTGGGCGGGGGGATGCGGGTCGGCCTCGCCCTGCTGTTTGTCGCGAGCGCGCTCGCCGGTACGGTGCGCGCGCTGTCGGGCGGCGGCCTTCCCGGGCCGTCCATCGTGCTCCTCCTGATGTTCGCGGCCGTGCTGATGATGAACCGCATTGGCCGGTTCCTTCGCGACTGGTCACCCGTGCTGGTCATCCTGTTCCTGTACCTGGTCGGCTTCACCCTTGTGCAGCGTTTTCATATGCCGGTGTTCTACCGGCCGCAGTTCGACGCCGATCGCCTGATCGGCCTTGGGCAGCTTCCGACACTGCGCCTTCAGCACGCGATCGGGACGCCGCCCACGTGGCTCGGCGCCTATGCGGTCGGCACGTACCTGACACACTTCTTCTTCCCGCTGCTGGTCGGCTTCTATCTCTGGTGGCGCCGGAGCGAGGGTTTCACCCGGCTGATGTATGCGGATATCGTCGTCAGCGCGCTCGCATGTGTGACCACCGTACTGGCACCGACCGCGCCTCCGTGGCTGGCGGCGGAGCACGGGCTCGCTCCGGGAGTGCACGACGTCCTGCGGCACGCTCTGACGCAGATCGGCCTGAACGACCTGGCGCACTACAAGGGCGACGCGAAGGCCTACAACACGGTTGCCGCATTCCCCTCGATCCACGCCGCGTTCCCGGTGCTCGGATTGATCGCCCTCGTTCGCTACCGCGCCCCTCGATGGGCGCAGGCGGCCCAGCTCGTGCAGCTGCTCTCCGTCTGGTTCGTGATCGTGTGGACGGGCGAGCACTACGTCGTCGACATCGTGGGCGGCGTGGCCTACGCAGCCATCTCGTGGGTGGTCGTGAGCCGCCTCGCGATGGCGATCGACCGCTCGAGAGTCGCGAGCGCCGCAACGCTGGGGGCGGTCGGTCCGCCGCTGCGCCCGGCCGCCACCGCCGGCGACTGA
- a CDS encoding histidine kinase dimerization/phosphoacceptor domain -containing protein, protein MAATDRTARHLELLIDTIAAVNSSLDIDEVFEQIASRVAEALDTDACFVYIYDQADDLLELRATHGTRFDDPAHRPRMHLGEGITGTAAALGRPIMIAEAAHLDARFVRFPNLPEEEYESILAVPVMARDRLEGALNVRTRLPRAFGDDEVALLTAIAGQVGQAIENAKLYEQTRARVSELESLAVQEIHHRVKNNLQTVASLLRLQARSLANDAAGRALDESVNRILSIAAVHDLLTTAHRDDVDIAGLIGRLEAMLAQDLDGREVVSSLEAVVLPGERATAVALVFCELFQNAIEHGRGRIDVRLHRDGTSAVLSVADEGIGPQPGRREGLGLTIAGALVREELRGRLELLGRAVARFPVAS, encoded by the coding sequence ATGGCTGCGACCGACCGGACGGCCCGGCACCTCGAGCTGCTGATCGACACGATTGCGGCCGTCAACTCCTCGCTGGACATCGACGAGGTGTTCGAGCAGATCGCTTCGCGCGTCGCCGAGGCGCTCGATACGGACGCGTGCTTCGTCTACATCTACGATCAGGCCGACGATCTGCTCGAGTTGCGGGCGACGCACGGCACCCGCTTCGACGACCCGGCGCACCGGCCGCGCATGCATCTCGGCGAAGGCATCACCGGGACTGCCGCCGCACTCGGGCGGCCGATCATGATCGCCGAGGCCGCTCATCTCGATGCGCGCTTTGTTCGGTTCCCGAACCTGCCGGAGGAGGAGTACGAGTCGATCCTCGCCGTGCCGGTGATGGCCCGCGACCGGCTCGAGGGCGCGCTCAACGTGCGCACCCGGCTGCCGCGGGCGTTCGGCGACGACGAGGTGGCTCTCCTGACTGCGATCGCGGGCCAGGTCGGCCAGGCGATCGAGAACGCAAAGCTCTACGAGCAGACGCGCGCGCGGGTCTCCGAGCTCGAGTCGCTGGCCGTCCAGGAGATCCACCACAGGGTCAAGAACAACCTCCAGACCGTCGCCTCGCTGCTTCGCTTACAGGCGCGCTCGCTCGCAAACGACGCCGCCGGCCGCGCGCTCGACGAGAGCGTGAACCGCATCCTCTCGATCGCGGCCGTCCACGACCTGCTGACGACGGCGCACCGCGACGACGTCGACATCGCCGGCCTGATCGGCAGGCTCGAGGCGATGCTCGCCCAGGATCTGGACGGCCGTGAGGTGGTCAGCTCGCTGGAGGCGGTGGTGCTCCCCGGCGAGCGCGCCACGGCGGTCGCGCTGGTCTTCTGTGAGCTGTTCCAGAACGCGATCGAGCACGGCAGGGGACGCATCGACGTCCGGCTTCACCGCGACGGGACGAGCGCCGTGCTCTCGGTTGCCGACGAGGGGATCGGGCCGCAGCCGGGCCGGCGGGAGGGACTCGGGCTGACCATCGCCGGCGCGCTCGTGCGCGAGGAGCTGCGCGGGCGGCTGGAGCTGCTGGGAAGGGCGGTGGCACGGTTTCCGGTCGCGTCCTGA
- a CDS encoding response regulator, protein MLERAGFDVVAEARDGLEAVRLATAHEPDLAVMDVKMPNLDGIDAARQIIERRPIPIVMLTAFSEAALVGRAVDAGVFGYLVKPFRESDLLPAIEAARARHAELEEVRGEAGSLRAALEARKAIERAKGLLMEKDGLSEADAFARLRAASQRTGKPLREVADAVVAAFTANDRPA, encoded by the coding sequence ATGCTCGAGCGGGCAGGCTTCGACGTCGTCGCCGAGGCACGCGACGGGCTCGAGGCCGTTCGCCTCGCGACCGCGCACGAGCCGGATCTCGCCGTGATGGACGTCAAGATGCCGAATCTGGACGGCATCGACGCGGCGCGTCAGATCATCGAGCGCCGGCCGATCCCGATCGTGATGCTCACGGCCTTCTCGGAAGCTGCGCTGGTCGGGCGCGCCGTCGACGCCGGCGTCTTCGGATATCTCGTCAAGCCGTTTCGCGAGAGTGACCTGCTTCCGGCGATCGAGGCAGCCCGCGCGAGGCACGCCGAGCTCGAGGAGGTTCGCGGCGAGGCAGGGTCCCTGCGAGCCGCGCTCGAGGCGCGGAAGGCGATCGAGCGCGCAAAGGGGCTGCTCATGGAGAAGGACGGGCTCAGCGAAGCGGACGCCTTCGCACGGCTGCGGGCCGCCAGCCAGCGGACGGGAAAGCCGCTGCGCGAGGTGGCCGACGCGGTGGTCGCGGCGTTCACTGCGAACGACCGTCCGGCATAA
- a CDS encoding type II secretion system F family protein, producing MTLLLLGLGCVGLAIVLLLRALALPRARTAQTLEQIPAYGYVVAPEAAAGASPVRTAVDRLANSFGERMFGRVNEKMRMDMRAQLMGAGMYDTSPAKLLGYRVLGTVALMGLAVWLGVVAQPPFVLTLAFIALAFYIGWFGPLTVVRSRARNRFAAIDRSLPDLVDLLVVTVEGGLSFNASLKMASQHVDGPLGAELRLTLREQSLGLSSEEALRNLLLRCDTPGVRAFVRAVLQGEQLGVSIGQIMRNLARESRLLRKATAEERAQKAPIKMLFPLIFLIFPAMFVVLMFPSFYTFAQTFHHVHH from the coding sequence ATGACACTGCTGCTACTGGGACTCGGATGCGTCGGGCTCGCGATCGTTCTGCTCCTGCGAGCGCTGGCCCTCCCTCGTGCGCGAACCGCGCAGACGCTGGAGCAGATCCCGGCGTACGGCTACGTCGTCGCCCCCGAGGCGGCCGCGGGTGCAAGCCCGGTGCGGACGGCAGTCGACCGGCTCGCGAACTCCTTCGGCGAGCGCATGTTCGGGCGGGTGAACGAGAAGATGCGGATGGACATGCGCGCGCAGCTCATGGGCGCCGGCATGTACGACACCTCCCCAGCCAAGCTGCTCGGCTACCGAGTGCTTGGCACCGTCGCGCTGATGGGGCTGGCCGTGTGGTTGGGCGTGGTGGCACAGCCGCCGTTCGTGCTCACGCTGGCATTCATCGCGCTTGCCTTCTACATCGGCTGGTTCGGCCCGCTGACGGTCGTGCGGAGCCGGGCGCGCAACCGGTTCGCGGCGATCGACCGGTCGCTCCCCGACCTCGTCGACCTGCTGGTCGTCACCGTTGAGGGCGGCCTCAGCTTCAACGCATCGCTGAAGATGGCCTCGCAGCACGTGGACGGGCCGCTCGGTGCAGAGCTGCGGCTGACGCTCCGCGAGCAGAGCCTCGGCCTGTCGTCGGAGGAGGCGCTCCGCAACCTCCTATTGCGCTGCGACACGCCGGGCGTGCGGGCATTCGTTCGCGCTGTGCTCCAAGGCGAGCAGCTGGGTGTCTCAATCGGGCAGATCATGCGTAACCTGGCGCGTGAGAGCCGGCTGCTGCGCAAGGCGACGGCAGAGGAGCGGGCGCAGAAGGCGCCGATCAAGATGCTCTTCCCGCTCATCTTCCTGATCTTCCCCGCCATGTTCGTGGTGCTGATGTTCCCCTCGTTCTACACGTTCGCTCAGACCTTCCACCACGTCCACCACTGA
- a CDS encoding type II secretion system F family protein: protein MKRRILTALIVTICAGLAATPAFAGDTGLSVSGASSLGWPSRSYVLTLPPGAKLDSTEVHVTENDSPVSGITVAGGDASSNRFGVVLVIDASESMHGAPIADAMKAARAFVAQRTPNQPIAVVAFSRTPQTLLPFTTDASEIAAALAHEPALHSGTHIFDAADQAISMLTSAHIKSGSVVLLSDGADTGSTGSLNEVTGNAVNGGVRIFTVGLEGKGFDATTLTDLAQGAGGTYTDAPTSRQLGGIFNQLGVQLANQYVLRYVSPSRAGADVDVQVSVDGYGTAPVFRYRAPEIKDTTASYNPTVWQRLLTSWIALVAVAALCAMLIAYAVIVVVQPGRRAMRRRVTRYVDPDALTQPEDGTPAVTAIAETIYDRTERTLAGKPRWERFKEEVDVAGVSVGAAQLMVVSTIGGIAAGLALAVLTGATALAVVGLAGPIVARAWIDQRAESARTRFAEQLPINLEVLASALRSGHSLTGALKVVIEDASEPSRSEFSRVVNDEQAGMHIDQAFEDTVRRMQNADLRQIAIVAQIQRQAGGNTAEVLDRVTENIRARAELRRMVKTLTAQGRLSRWIVTALPVFLLLAISVLNPGYLHPLFHTTVGVVFFCMASVMVVAGSLLIKKIVKIEL, encoded by the coding sequence ATGAAACGTCGCATCCTCACTGCCCTGATCGTCACCATCTGCGCCGGGCTCGCGGCGACTCCGGCATTCGCCGGCGACACGGGCCTGTCGGTTTCGGGCGCCAGCTCGCTCGGCTGGCCGAGCCGCAGCTACGTGCTCACGCTGCCGCCCGGCGCCAAGCTCGATTCGACCGAGGTCCATGTCACCGAGAACGACTCCCCGGTCTCGGGCATCACGGTCGCAGGTGGCGACGCGAGCTCCAATCGCTTCGGCGTCGTGCTCGTGATCGATGCCAGCGAGAGCATGCACGGAGCGCCGATCGCCGACGCCATGAAGGCCGCCCGTGCCTTCGTCGCACAGCGGACGCCGAACCAGCCGATCGCAGTCGTCGCGTTCAGCCGTACGCCGCAGACGCTGCTGCCGTTCACGACCGACGCGAGCGAGATCGCAGCCGCGCTGGCGCACGAACCGGCCCTACACAGCGGGACGCACATCTTCGACGCCGCCGACCAGGCGATCTCGATGCTCACCTCCGCGCACATCAAGTCCGGATCGGTCGTCCTGCTCTCGGACGGCGCTGATACGGGGAGCACGGGGTCGCTGAACGAGGTCACCGGCAACGCCGTGAACGGTGGCGTGCGGATCTTCACGGTCGGGCTTGAGGGGAAGGGCTTCGATGCCACCACGCTGACCGATCTGGCCCAAGGGGCCGGGGGCACGTACACTGACGCGCCGACCTCGAGGCAGCTGGGAGGGATCTTCAACCAGCTCGGGGTGCAGCTGGCCAACCAGTACGTGCTTCGGTACGTCTCCCCCTCGCGCGCCGGCGCCGACGTCGACGTGCAGGTGTCGGTCGACGGCTATGGCACGGCGCCGGTGTTCCGCTACCGGGCGCCCGAGATCAAGGACACGACCGCCTCCTACAACCCGACCGTGTGGCAGCGGCTGCTGACCTCATGGATTGCGCTGGTCGCGGTAGCGGCGCTGTGCGCGATGCTGATCGCCTACGCGGTGATCGTCGTCGTCCAGCCGGGCCGTCGGGCGATGCGGCGCCGCGTCACCCGCTACGTCGACCCGGACGCCCTCACGCAGCCCGAGGACGGCACGCCTGCCGTCACCGCCATCGCGGAGACGATCTACGACCGTACGGAGCGCACCCTTGCCGGCAAGCCGCGGTGGGAGCGGTTCAAGGAGGAGGTCGACGTTGCCGGGGTGAGCGTCGGCGCCGCCCAACTGATGGTGGTGAGCACCATCGGCGGCATCGCGGCCGGTCTGGCGCTCGCCGTGCTCACCGGGGCGACCGCACTGGCGGTGGTCGGCCTGGCTGGTCCCATCGTTGCCAGGGCCTGGATCGACCAGCGTGCCGAATCGGCACGGACCCGGTTCGCCGAGCAACTGCCGATCAACCTCGAGGTGCTCGCCTCGGCGCTTCGGTCGGGACACAGCCTGACGGGCGCGCTGAAGGTCGTCATCGAGGACGCGTCCGAGCCGTCGCGGAGCGAGTTCAGCCGCGTCGTCAACGACGAGCAGGCGGGCATGCACATCGATCAGGCATTTGAGGACACCGTACGCCGCATGCAGAACGCCGACCTTCGTCAGATCGCAATCGTGGCGCAGATCCAGCGACAAGCAGGTGGGAACACCGCCGAGGTGCTCGACCGGGTGACTGAGAACATCCGCGCACGGGCTGAACTCCGGCGAATGGTGAAGACGCTGACCGCGCAGGGCCGGTTGTCGCGCTGGATCGTGACCGCACTGCCAGTCTTCCTGCTCCTCGCAATCTCGGTGCTGAACCCGGGATACCTGCACCCGCTGTTCCACACCACGGTCGGCGTCGTGTTCTTCTGCATGGCCTCCGTGATGGTCGTGGCGGGGTCGCTGTTGATCAAGAAGATCGTCAAGATCGAGCTCTAG